One Pseudomonas sp. MH9.2 DNA segment encodes these proteins:
- a CDS encoding YebC/PmpR family DNA-binding transcriptional regulator, with amino-acid sequence MGAQWKVKHKEAASNAKGRIFGKLSKEIMIAARAGADPDMNPRLRLVVEQAKKASMPRETLERAIKKGAGLLGEGVTFERLTYEGFAPHHVPVIIECLTDNINRTVSEIRVLFRKGQLGAAGSVSWDFNHQGLIEAVPATPDADAELAAIEAGAQDFEPGEDGATLFLTELTDLDAVCKALPEFGFVVQSAQLGYRPKSTVDGLSDEQMAEVEAFLEAIDGHDDVQNVYVGLAG; translated from the coding sequence ATGGGCGCACAGTGGAAGGTCAAGCATAAAGAAGCAGCATCCAACGCTAAAGGGCGGATTTTTGGCAAGCTGTCCAAGGAAATCATGATCGCTGCGCGTGCTGGCGCTGATCCTGACATGAACCCGCGCCTGCGACTGGTTGTCGAGCAGGCGAAAAAGGCCTCGATGCCTCGCGAAACCCTCGAGCGCGCTATCAAAAAAGGTGCTGGCTTGCTGGGTGAAGGCGTGACGTTCGAGCGTCTGACCTACGAAGGTTTTGCGCCGCACCATGTACCGGTGATCATCGAGTGCCTGACGGACAACATCAACCGTACGGTCTCGGAAATCCGCGTGTTGTTCCGTAAAGGGCAACTGGGGGCCGCCGGTTCTGTTTCCTGGGACTTCAATCATCAGGGCCTGATCGAGGCTGTTCCTGCCACGCCGGATGCGGATGCCGAGTTAGCGGCCATCGAGGCAGGTGCTCAGGATTTCGAACCCGGAGAAGACGGCGCCACCCTGTTCCTCACCGAGCTGACCGATCTGGATGCCGTTTGCAAGGCGCTGCCTGAGTTCGGCTTTGTCGTGCAGTCCGCACAGTTGGGTTATCGCCCAAAAAGCACCGTTGATGGCCTGAGCGACGAGCAAATGGCGGAAGTCGAAGCGTTTCTTGAAGCCATCGATGGCCATGACGATGTGCAGAATGTGTATGTAGGGTTGGCAGGCTAA
- a CDS encoding AMP-binding protein, translating to MREYTHAANTFDYQTTCNATLQGELTGLNACVECCDRHALPGRIALFWEGRQGASATYTFMELQEKAGRFANFLKAQGVKPGDTVAGLLPRTVELLIVVLGTWRVGAVYQPMFTAFGPKAIEHRLHCSGAALVVTDGDNRHKLTDVPNCPLIVTVGGAKGEGIVRGDFSFWAEVECHPAACEPVILPADAPFLLMCTSGTTGPAKPLAVPLRAIVAFQGYMRDAIDLRPEDAFWNVADPGWAYGLYYAVIGPLALGHPTTFYDGPFTVQSTCQIIRKYGITNLAGSPTAFRLLISAGAEFAKPIKGQLRVVSSAGEPLNPEVIRWFAENLDVTIHDHYGQTELGMVLCNHHGLEHPVRMGSAGFAVPGHRIVVLGEDAEELPAGQPGILAVDREQSPLCWFDGYKGMKTSAFVGKYYLSGDTVELNDDGSISFVGRSDDVITTSGYRVGPFDVESALIEHPAVMEAAVIGKPDPERTELVKAFVVLTQHYRADPQLAEELRLYVRQRLAAHAYPREIEFVSELPKTPSGKLQRFILRNQEIAKAQADQAAPHTA from the coding sequence ATGCGCGAATACACACACGCTGCCAACACATTTGATTATCAAACTACCTGCAATGCCACGCTCCAGGGCGAGTTGACGGGGCTCAATGCCTGCGTTGAGTGCTGTGATCGTCATGCCTTGCCTGGGCGCATCGCGTTGTTCTGGGAAGGTCGCCAGGGTGCCAGCGCGACGTATACCTTCATGGAATTACAGGAAAAAGCCGGGCGTTTCGCCAACTTCCTCAAGGCCCAGGGCGTAAAGCCTGGCGATACCGTCGCCGGCTTATTGCCGCGCACGGTCGAGTTGCTGATCGTGGTGTTGGGCACCTGGCGGGTCGGTGCCGTGTATCAGCCGATGTTCACGGCCTTTGGTCCCAAAGCCATCGAACATCGCCTGCACTGCTCGGGCGCGGCGCTGGTGGTCACTGACGGCGATAACCGTCACAAACTGACGGACGTGCCGAATTGCCCGTTGATCGTCACCGTGGGTGGCGCCAAGGGGGAGGGCATCGTACGGGGTGATTTCAGTTTCTGGGCCGAAGTGGAGTGCCATCCTGCGGCGTGCGAGCCGGTGATTCTGCCCGCGGATGCACCATTCCTGCTGATGTGCACCTCTGGCACTACCGGCCCGGCGAAACCGCTGGCGGTACCCTTGCGGGCAATTGTTGCGTTTCAGGGGTACATGCGCGATGCCATCGACCTGCGCCCGGAAGATGCATTCTGGAACGTGGCCGACCCAGGCTGGGCTTATGGCCTCTATTACGCAGTCATCGGTCCGTTGGCGTTGGGTCATCCGACGACCTTCTATGATGGTCCGTTCACGGTCCAAAGCACCTGCCAGATCATCCGTAAATACGGGATTACCAACCTCGCGGGTTCACCCACTGCGTTTCGTCTGTTGATCAGCGCCGGTGCCGAGTTCGCTAAACCGATCAAGGGCCAATTGCGCGTGGTGAGCAGCGCCGGGGAACCGCTCAATCCTGAAGTGATCCGCTGGTTTGCCGAAAACCTCGACGTCACCATTCATGACCATTACGGGCAGACCGAGCTGGGCATGGTGCTGTGCAACCATCACGGCCTGGAACACCCGGTAAGAATGGGCTCGGCAGGCTTTGCGGTGCCGGGGCATCGGATTGTGGTGTTGGGCGAAGACGCTGAAGAGCTGCCCGCCGGGCAACCGGGGATTCTCGCTGTGGATCGCGAGCAATCGCCGCTGTGCTGGTTCGACGGTTACAAGGGCATGAAAACCAGCGCTTTTGTTGGCAAGTACTACTTGAGCGGCGACACCGTAGAGTTGAACGATGATGGCAGCATCAGCTTCGTCGGCCGCAGTGATGATGTGATCACGACTTCCGGCTACCGGGTGGGACCTTTCGATGTTGAAAGCGCGCTGATTGAGCATCCAGCCGTGATGGAGGCGGCGGTCATCGGCAAGCCGGATCCGGAGCGTACCGAACTGGTGAAAGCCTTTGTTGTGCTGACTCAGCACTACCGCGCCGATCCGCAATTGGCCGAAGAGCTTCGCCTGTATGTACGCCAGCGTCTGGCCGCGCATGCCTATCCACGGGAAATCGAGTTCGTCAGCGAGCTGCCTAAAACCCCGAGTGGCAAGCTCCAGCGCTTTATTTTGCGCAATCAGGAAATCGCCAAAGCCCAGGCTGATCAAGCCGCCCCCCATACCGCGTGA
- a CDS encoding carbohydrate kinase, with protein sequence MFLVCGEALFDFFSQPDNNGQSNKVGFQAIAGGSPFNVAVGLRRLGVDTAFFAGISTDYLGRRLRTVLDEEGVQPDYLIDFDAPTTLAMVAVGADGSPHYSFRGEGCADRQLQVQHLPALDERVRGIHIGSFSLVVQPIADTLLALIERESNQRLITLDPNVRLNPEPDIERWREQISAFAEHAHIIKVSDEDLNLLYPDRDPHSIAQSWLIKRCQLVFLTRGSKGASVFTRQHGNWSVPAHEVVTADTVGAGDTFQAALITFLSERQLDSPSGLEQLSRALIDAMLNFAVAAAALTCTKVGPDLPYRDQLT encoded by the coding sequence ATGTTTTTAGTCTGTGGCGAAGCGCTGTTCGATTTTTTCAGCCAGCCAGACAACAACGGGCAAAGCAACAAAGTGGGCTTTCAGGCCATTGCCGGTGGCTCGCCATTCAACGTCGCGGTGGGCCTGCGCCGCCTGGGCGTTGATACGGCTTTTTTTGCAGGGATTTCCACCGATTATCTGGGCCGTCGGCTACGCACAGTACTCGACGAGGAAGGTGTGCAACCCGACTATCTGATCGACTTCGACGCCCCCACCACCTTGGCGATGGTTGCCGTGGGCGCCGACGGCTCGCCGCACTACAGCTTTCGCGGTGAAGGGTGCGCGGACCGGCAATTGCAAGTTCAGCACCTACCAGCGCTGGATGAGCGCGTGCGCGGTATTCACATCGGTTCGTTCTCGCTGGTGGTGCAACCCATTGCCGACACGCTGTTGGCGCTGATCGAACGTGAAAGCAACCAGCGTCTGATCACACTTGACCCCAACGTGCGCCTCAATCCTGAACCCGATATCGAGCGCTGGCGAGAACAGATCAGCGCCTTTGCCGAGCATGCCCACATCATCAAGGTCAGCGATGAAGACCTGAACCTGCTTTACCCGGATCGCGACCCACACAGCATTGCCCAGAGCTGGTTGATCAAACGTTGCCAACTGGTCTTCCTCACCCGAGGCAGCAAAGGCGCCAGCGTCTTCACTCGCCAGCATGGAAACTGGTCGGTACCCGCCCATGAAGTCGTCACTGCCGATACCGTGGGCGCAGGCGACACGTTCCAGGCCGCACTGATCACCTTTCTCAGCGAACGGCAACTTGATAGCCCAAGCGGACTGGAACAGCTGTCCAGAGCGCTTATCGACGCAATGCTCAACTTCGCCGTCGCTGCGGCGGCGCTGACCTGCACCAAGGTCGGCCCGGATTTACCTTATCGAGATCAATTAACATGA
- a CDS encoding chorismate mutase yields the protein MNEQAPSGIVDCESIDQVRENIDQIDRDIVALLAKRGTYVEQAAHFKKTTDDVKAPQRVEQVIAKVVSLSVELGANPAVTEQVYRAMISAFIHQELIAHAVIQEPTSR from the coding sequence ATGAATGAGCAAGCCCCCAGCGGGATTGTCGACTGCGAAAGCATCGATCAGGTACGCGAAAACATTGATCAGATTGATCGCGACATCGTCGCGCTTTTGGCCAAGCGCGGGACCTATGTAGAACAGGCGGCCCATTTCAAGAAAACCACCGATGACGTAAAAGCCCCGCAAAGGGTCGAGCAGGTCATCGCCAAGGTGGTTTCGCTATCCGTGGAGCTGGGCGCCAACCCGGCAGTGACCGAGCAAGTTTACAGGGCGATGATTAGCGCGTTTATCCATCAGGAACTGATAGCACACGCGGTGATTCAGGAACCGACCTCGCGCTAA
- a CDS encoding type VI secretion system Vgr family protein, translating to MSRDNRTLTTLTIAHCELALQVISFKGHEALNEPYRFDIDLISPNPHLDFGPLLSRSAYLSFDALNNSVDNKGIHGLIAGASLLYAGTSLSHYRVHLAPRMHVLLQRSHRRIFQALSAPQIIVQLLEEHGIDGDSYRFEHMIGLYPPRSICVQYDENDLHLLQRLCEEEGIHYRFEHRHSDHVLIFSDDPGSFPEQPTPIRFHMNDGRAACPATISHMAKRFSIPPSYSSQGPAPIDQPLIMPGDNISFAPASDPAVNQPCESFRRVDQSTPEDARIRQLSERTLERLRCERRLVHGQSNQPTLVSGQIQQVFAHPDNLFNDQWLLTEVHHAGKQLQLLNGFDPLDIAAIFDHDPASDRKWWEATDHPPGVMPGAGIAPFSQGYRNHFRAIPWTQTFRPQLKHCKPHIPGGQTVTLVGVDEHPVQRDEHGQIQVRFHWHADIRCWVPLASHGKPNDSNLSELTGGSHMQVRYFDNDPDRPVICGHPAEATDTQVQPTRIRVDGHPLEPVSERIHLSAGQTLHADAGHTLMLDTHQTRIVLQRESIQVTGPQSLSRGSDQALERFQDAPIPGTAVCREDRSPYGQPSLPGLDLRLTEEPGLLGQPLAHRIWYIVRMDAPSLKNLARLAPQHFLFDGKTDHRGFLGLDQEQLQQLAVEYRKTPQRLCLVHPGSCQLLSQYFQQNWTSQQLLAFSSPKATAEPAPPSPASAAADLSALFQWLSRP from the coding sequence ATGAGCCGAGACAATAGAACCCTGACGACCCTGACCATCGCCCATTGCGAGCTGGCGCTACAGGTCATCAGTTTCAAGGGCCACGAAGCCTTGAATGAACCCTATCGTTTCGACATTGACCTGATCAGCCCAAACCCGCACCTGGACTTCGGCCCACTGCTCTCACGCAGCGCCTATCTGTCCTTCGACGCACTGAACAATAGCGTCGACAACAAAGGTATTCATGGGCTGATCGCTGGCGCCAGCCTGCTCTACGCGGGTACCAGTTTGAGCCATTACCGCGTTCATCTGGCGCCCAGGATGCACGTGCTGCTGCAGCGCAGTCATCGGCGAATTTTTCAGGCATTGAGCGCGCCGCAGATCATCGTTCAACTCCTTGAAGAACATGGCATCGACGGTGACAGCTATCGCTTCGAGCACATGATAGGCCTGTATCCGCCACGGTCGATATGTGTTCAATACGACGAAAACGACCTGCATCTGCTGCAACGCTTGTGCGAAGAGGAAGGCATCCACTACCGCTTCGAACACCGCCATAGCGACCACGTGCTGATTTTTTCCGATGATCCGGGCAGCTTTCCCGAACAGCCAACGCCGATCCGGTTCCATATGAACGACGGCCGCGCTGCGTGCCCGGCGACGATAAGCCATATGGCCAAACGTTTTTCCATTCCACCCAGCTACAGCAGCCAGGGCCCTGCCCCCATCGATCAACCCTTAATAATGCCGGGAGACAACATCAGTTTTGCGCCAGCCAGTGACCCTGCCGTCAATCAGCCTTGCGAGTCCTTTCGCCGTGTCGATCAATCGACCCCTGAAGACGCCCGAATAAGGCAACTGAGCGAGCGCACACTGGAGCGCTTGCGTTGCGAAAGACGCCTGGTACACGGTCAAAGTAATCAACCCACGCTGGTCAGTGGCCAGATTCAGCAGGTGTTTGCTCACCCCGACAACCTGTTCAATGATCAGTGGCTACTGACTGAAGTCCACCATGCGGGCAAACAACTGCAGCTGCTGAACGGCTTCGACCCGCTCGATATCGCTGCGATATTCGATCATGACCCGGCCTCTGACAGGAAATGGTGGGAAGCCACGGATCATCCTCCCGGGGTTATGCCGGGTGCCGGGATCGCGCCCTTCAGTCAAGGCTATCGCAACCACTTTCGGGCTATCCCCTGGACCCAGACTTTTCGGCCGCAGCTCAAACACTGCAAACCGCATATTCCTGGTGGGCAGACGGTCACGTTGGTCGGCGTTGATGAGCACCCTGTTCAGCGCGATGAACACGGCCAGATTCAGGTCAGGTTTCACTGGCATGCCGACATCAGATGTTGGGTGCCACTGGCCAGTCACGGCAAACCGAATGACAGCAACTTGTCTGAATTAACCGGGGGTTCGCACATGCAGGTGCGTTATTTCGACAACGACCCGGATCGGCCAGTAATCTGCGGCCACCCGGCAGAAGCCACCGATACGCAGGTGCAACCAACGCGGATCCGAGTTGACGGTCACCCTCTGGAACCGGTGTCAGAACGCATTCATTTAAGTGCTGGCCAGACACTGCACGCTGATGCCGGCCATACGCTGATGCTTGACACCCATCAAACCCGAATTGTGCTGCAACGTGAGAGTATCCAGGTGACAGGCCCACAAAGCCTCTCCAGGGGTTCGGATCAAGCCCTTGAACGGTTTCAGGACGCGCCGATCCCGGGCACCGCTGTGTGTCGCGAAGACCGGTCGCCCTACGGACAACCTTCACTGCCTGGCCTCGACCTGCGCCTGACCGAGGAGCCAGGCCTGCTTGGGCAACCCTTGGCACATCGAATCTGGTACATCGTGCGCATGGACGCTCCCAGCCTGAAGAATCTGGCACGCCTGGCGCCGCAGCATTTTCTATTCGACGGCAAGACCGATCACCGAGGGTTTCTAGGCCTGGACCAGGAACAACTTCAGCAGTTGGCTGTGGAGTACAGAAAAACCCCACAACGGCTGTGCCTGGTGCACCCCGGCTCCTGCCAGTTGCTGTCGCAGTACTTCCAGCAGAACTGGACATCGCAGCAGCTTCTAGCTTTCAGCAGCCCAAAAGCCACCGCGGAGCCTGCGCCACCCTCGCCAGCATCTGCAGCCGCCGACTTGAGTGCCCTGTTCCAATGGTTGAGCCGGCCTTAG
- a CDS encoding enoyl-CoA hydratase: protein MGYETILMEIRGRVGLITLNRPQALNALNAQLVSELNQALDVLDANRDIGCIVLTGSKKAFAAGADIKEMVELTYPQIYLDDLFSDSDRVASRRKPMIAAVAGFALGGGCELALMCDFILAGDNAKFGQPEIKLGVLPGMGGTQRLTRAVGKAKAMEMCLSGRLIDAVEAERSGLVARVLPVDDLLDEALKVAAEIAAKSLPVAMMVKESVNRAFEVSLSEGIRFERRVFHAAFATQDQKEGMAAFIEKREPLFEGR from the coding sequence ATGGGTTATGAAACTATTTTAATGGAAATCCGAGGTCGCGTCGGATTGATCACCCTGAACCGTCCGCAGGCGTTGAACGCCCTTAATGCGCAGTTGGTCAGTGAATTGAACCAGGCGCTGGACGTGTTGGACGCCAATCGCGATATCGGCTGTATTGTGCTGACAGGCTCGAAAAAAGCCTTCGCCGCTGGCGCTGATATCAAGGAAATGGTTGAGCTGACCTACCCGCAGATTTACCTGGATGACCTGTTTTCGGACAGCGACCGTGTCGCCAGTCGACGTAAACCGATGATCGCGGCCGTAGCTGGTTTTGCGTTAGGCGGCGGCTGTGAGCTGGCGCTGATGTGCGATTTCATTTTGGCGGGCGATAATGCGAAATTCGGCCAGCCGGAGATTAAGCTGGGCGTTCTGCCGGGCATGGGCGGTACTCAACGTCTGACGCGCGCCGTGGGCAAGGCCAAGGCAATGGAAATGTGCCTCAGCGGGCGTCTGATCGATGCCGTGGAAGCCGAGCGCTCGGGGCTGGTAGCGCGAGTATTGCCGGTCGATGACCTGCTGGACGAAGCGCTGAAAGTGGCCGCTGAAATCGCCGCCAAATCCTTGCCTGTTGCGATGATGGTCAAGGAAAGCGTCAACCGTGCCTTTGAAGTCAGTCTGTCTGAAGGCATCCGTTTCGAGCGCAGGGTATTCCATGCGGCCTTCGCTACACAGGATCAGAAAGAAGGCATGGCGGCATTCATCGAAAAACGTGAGCCTCTGTTCGAGGGGCGTTAA
- a CDS encoding acyl-CoA dehydrogenase, with protein MLPTEEQQQISDAARQFAQERLRPFAAQWDREHSFPRQAIGEMAELGFFGMLVPEQWGGCDTGYLAYAMALEEIAAGDGACSTIMSVHNSVGCVPILKFGNDQQKERFLRPLASGAMLGAFALTEPQAGSDASSLRTRARREGDHYVLNGCKQFITSGQNAGVVIVFAVTDPSAGKRGISAFIVPTDSPGYKVARVEDKLGQHASDTCQILFEDVKVPVEQRLGEEGEGYKIALANLEGGRVGIASQSVGMARAAFEVARDYAKERESFGKSLIEHQAVAFRLADMATSIAVARQMVHYAAALRDSGKPALVEASMAKLFASEMAEKVCSSALQTLGGYGYLSDFPLERIYRDVRVCQIYEGTSDIQRMVISRSL; from the coding sequence ATGCTACCCACAGAAGAACAACAGCAGATCAGCGACGCGGCCCGTCAGTTCGCCCAGGAGCGCCTCAGGCCGTTCGCCGCGCAATGGGATCGCGAGCATTCGTTTCCGCGCCAGGCCATCGGCGAGATGGCTGAGCTGGGTTTCTTCGGCATGCTGGTGCCCGAACAATGGGGTGGCTGCGATACGGGCTATCTGGCTTATGCCATGGCTCTGGAAGAGATCGCGGCCGGCGATGGCGCCTGCTCGACCATCATGAGCGTGCACAATTCGGTGGGCTGCGTGCCGATTCTCAAATTCGGTAACGATCAGCAGAAAGAGCGCTTTCTTCGGCCTTTGGCCAGCGGTGCCATGCTCGGAGCCTTTGCCCTGACTGAGCCTCAGGCCGGTTCCGACGCCAGCAGCCTGCGCACCCGCGCCCGGCGTGAAGGCGATCATTACGTGCTCAACGGCTGCAAGCAGTTCATCACCTCCGGGCAAAACGCGGGGGTGGTGATCGTGTTCGCCGTGACCGACCCCAGTGCGGGGAAACGTGGGATCAGCGCCTTTATCGTGCCGACCGACTCGCCCGGTTATAAGGTCGCGAGGGTCGAGGACAAGCTCGGTCAGCACGCCTCTGACACCTGCCAGATTCTGTTTGAAGACGTTAAGGTCCCGGTCGAACAGCGTCTGGGCGAAGAAGGTGAAGGCTACAAAATCGCGCTGGCGAACCTTGAGGGCGGGCGCGTCGGCATCGCATCGCAATCGGTTGGCATGGCTCGTGCCGCATTTGAAGTCGCGCGTGATTACGCCAAGGAGCGTGAAAGTTTTGGCAAGTCACTGATCGAACACCAGGCCGTGGCGTTCCGGCTGGCTGACATGGCGACTTCAATCGCCGTTGCACGGCAAATGGTGCATTACGCAGCAGCCCTGCGTGACAGTGGCAAACCGGCGCTGGTTGAAGCCTCCATGGCCAAGTTGTTCGCCTCGGAAATGGCCGAAAAAGTGTGCTCCAGCGCGCTGCAAACACTGGGTGGCTATGGTTACCTCAGTGATTTCCCGCTAGAACGTATTTACCGCGACGTCCGTGTCTGTCAGATTTATGAAGGCACCAGTGACATTCAGAGAATGGTTATCTCTAGAAGTCTTTAG
- a CDS encoding acetyl-CoA C-acyltransferase, giving the protein MTIQDPIVIVSAVRTPMGAFQGEFKSLTAPQLGAAAIRAAVERAAVAPQDVEEVLFGCVLSAGLGQAPARQAALGAGLSTSTVCTTLNKMCGSGMQATILAHDLLLAGSAKVVVAGGMESMSNSPYLLDRARSGYRMGHGRVIDHMFLDGLEDAYDKGRLMGTFAEDCAETNGFSREAQDDFAINSLKRAQHAISSGSFAAEIVPVQVTVGKEQRLISDDEQPPKARLDKIPTLKPAFREGGTVTAANSSSISDGAAALMLMRQSEALARGLKPLAVIRGHAAFADEPGLFPTAPVGAIKKLMGKTGWSLDEVDLFEVNEAFAVVALVTMSTLELPHSKVNVHGGACALGHPIGASGARILVTLLSALRQKGLHRGVAAVCIGGGEATAIAVECLY; this is encoded by the coding sequence ATGACCATTCAAGATCCGATTGTAATCGTCAGTGCCGTGCGCACCCCAATGGGTGCCTTCCAGGGCGAATTTAAAAGCCTGACCGCGCCACAATTGGGCGCTGCAGCCATTCGTGCCGCTGTCGAACGCGCCGCTGTTGCGCCGCAGGATGTGGAAGAAGTGCTGTTCGGCTGTGTGCTCTCGGCAGGGCTGGGGCAGGCGCCTGCCCGGCAAGCGGCATTGGGCGCCGGGCTGAGCACGTCGACGGTGTGCACCACGCTGAACAAAATGTGCGGTTCGGGCATGCAGGCGACGATTCTGGCCCATGACCTGCTGCTCGCCGGCAGCGCGAAAGTCGTGGTCGCTGGCGGTATGGAAAGCATGTCCAACTCACCGTATCTGCTGGACCGGGCGCGTAGCGGTTATCGCATGGGTCATGGCCGGGTGATCGACCATATGTTCCTTGATGGCCTCGAAGATGCCTACGACAAGGGCCGGCTAATGGGCACCTTCGCCGAGGACTGCGCCGAAACCAATGGTTTTAGCCGCGAAGCGCAGGACGACTTTGCCATTAATTCCCTGAAACGGGCGCAACACGCGATCAGCAGCGGCAGTTTTGCGGCCGAAATCGTCCCGGTGCAGGTCACGGTGGGTAAGGAGCAACGGCTGATCAGCGACGATGAGCAACCGCCCAAGGCCCGTCTGGACAAGATCCCTACCTTGAAACCGGCATTCCGCGAAGGCGGCACGGTGACGGCGGCCAACTCCAGCTCGATCTCCGACGGTGCTGCGGCGCTGATGCTGATGCGTCAATCAGAAGCACTGGCACGTGGGCTCAAGCCGCTGGCGGTGATCCGTGGCCATGCAGCGTTCGCTGACGAGCCTGGGTTGTTCCCGACCGCGCCAGTGGGCGCGATCAAAAAACTGATGGGCAAGACCGGTTGGTCGCTGGACGAAGTGGACCTGTTCGAAGTCAATGAAGCGTTCGCGGTGGTCGCGCTGGTGACCATGAGCACGCTGGAACTGCCCCACAGCAAAGTGAACGTCCATGGTGGCGCCTGCGCCCTGGGTCATCCAATTGGCGCCTCGGGGGCGCGGATTCTGGTGACGCTGCTGTCGGCCCTGCGCCAAAAAGGCCTGCACCGTGGCGTAGCCGCCGTGTGTATCGGCGGCGGTGAAGCGACAGCCATTGCGGTCGAATGCCTGTACTGA
- a CDS encoding SDR family NAD(P)-dependent oxidoreductase has translation MQIQDKVFLVSGGASGLGAATAQMLVAAGAKVMLVDMNAEAVAAQAEKLGAQARWSVADVSQEAPAQAAVHAAVEAFGGLHGLVNCAGVVGAEKILGKNGPHGLDSFSRVIGVNLIGSFNLLRLAAAAIAETEAGEGGERGVIINTASAAAYDGQIGQAAYAASKGAIVSLTLPAARELARFGIRVMTIAPGIFETPMMAGMTPQVRDSLAAGVPFPPRLGKPEEFAALVRHIIENSMLNGEVIRLDGALRMAAK, from the coding sequence ATGCAGATCCAAGACAAGGTGTTTCTGGTCAGTGGCGGCGCCTCTGGCCTCGGTGCAGCCACCGCGCAGATGCTGGTCGCGGCGGGTGCGAAGGTTATGTTGGTGGACATGAATGCAGAGGCCGTTGCTGCTCAGGCTGAAAAGCTTGGCGCACAGGCGCGTTGGTCAGTCGCCGATGTCAGCCAGGAAGCCCCTGCACAAGCGGCCGTTCATGCGGCGGTGGAAGCCTTTGGTGGGCTGCACGGGCTGGTCAATTGCGCCGGCGTGGTCGGCGCTGAAAAAATCCTCGGCAAGAATGGCCCGCATGGGCTGGACAGTTTCAGTCGGGTGATCGGCGTCAACTTGATCGGCAGCTTTAATCTGCTGCGCTTGGCGGCGGCGGCCATCGCTGAGACTGAGGCGGGCGAGGGTGGCGAACGCGGGGTCATCATCAATACTGCGTCGGCGGCCGCCTACGACGGGCAGATCGGCCAGGCCGCTTATGCGGCGTCCAAAGGCGCCATCGTCAGCCTGACCTTGCCTGCCGCCCGCGAACTGGCGCGTTTCGGTATCCGCGTGATGACCATCGCCCCCGGTATTTTCGAAACACCGATGATGGCTGGCATGACTCCGCAAGTGCGTGATTCGCTGGCGGCGGGTGTGCCGTTTCCACCGCGTCTGGGCAAGCCCGAAGAGTTCGCTGCGCTGGTTCGGCATATTATTGAAAACAGCATGCTCAATGGCGAGGTGATCCGTCTCGACGGTGCCTTGCGTATGGCAGCCAAGTAG